One stretch of Pseudomonas fluorescens Q2-87 DNA includes these proteins:
- a CDS encoding AAA family ATPase: MKKFPSASTKIELGYSENKEVVIASIAGIAIKRFRTMQDQDVFLGKNITIFSGRNGTMKTSLMGLIAHPFNSEAQDVFGKVLKTPLKEVFKLSPVFDRDRYEYDLILCTDKGIMLKETVAMYYVGDKTNRHRVVVSGAEKGDGNFAYNTSFLNLKRLYPLVDTKAVPDKAASLDLSPEEAADLKDYYETVLPSTDYNQFTPVHEKNVKTTFAPVGEGARYDWLSISSGEDNLGAIFNRLLGFRRSFKGRNGGGNGIFV; this comes from the coding sequence ATGAAAAAATTTCCTTCGGCTTCAACTAAGATTGAGCTGGGTTATTCAGAAAACAAGGAAGTTGTTATTGCCTCAATCGCAGGTATTGCGATTAAGCGATTTAGAACTATGCAGGATCAAGATGTTTTTTTAGGGAAAAACATTACGATATTTTCTGGCCGTAATGGGACGATGAAAACATCCTTGATGGGGTTGATAGCGCACCCCTTTAATAGTGAGGCTCAAGATGTCTTTGGCAAGGTTCTGAAAACGCCATTAAAAGAAGTATTTAAGTTGTCTCCTGTTTTCGACAGGGATAGGTATGAATATGACTTGATCCTTTGTACGGACAAAGGGATAATGCTGAAAGAAACTGTGGCGATGTACTATGTTGGCGATAAAACTAATCGCCATCGAGTTGTAGTGTCTGGCGCTGAAAAGGGAGATGGTAACTTTGCATATAATACGTCCTTTCTAAATTTGAAAAGACTGTATCCTTTGGTTGATACTAAGGCCGTCCCGGATAAGGCGGCGTCACTTGATTTGAGTCCCGAAGAAGCTGCTGATCTGAAGGACTACTATGAAACGGTATTGCCAAGTACTGATTATAATCAGTTTACTCCCGTGCACGAAAAAAATGTCAAGACAACTTTTGCCCCTGTAGGAGAAGGCGCGAGGTATGATTGGCTTTCGATATCTTCGGGGGAGGATAATTTGGGGGCTATATTCAATAGGCTTCTAGGTTTTAGGCGCTCTTTTAAAGGGAGAAATGGTGGGGGTAATGGGATTTTTGTATAG
- a CDS encoding lysis system i-spanin subunit Rz, whose translation MRLVDLIPVPYRLLAIGVLLAALAGGSAARTWQVQDWRYGRQLEQQPSLQAESLNQQTLAAAAQQQAEQAKRLALEQRLSASEQTHYRALNDARRDQSPLRDRLATADLRLSVLLDATDAASGRTVSAVTTTGSVVHGATRAQLDPAHAQRIISITDAGDQGLIALAACQAYVKEVSTPK comes from the coding sequence ATGCGTCTCGTCGACCTGATCCCGGTGCCGTATCGGCTGCTGGCCATCGGTGTGCTGCTGGCCGCATTGGCCGGCGGATCTGCCGCGCGGACCTGGCAAGTTCAGGACTGGCGCTACGGTCGGCAGCTGGAGCAACAACCCAGCCTTCAGGCGGAAAGCCTTAACCAACAGACTCTGGCGGCTGCAGCGCAGCAACAAGCTGAGCAGGCCAAACGTCTCGCCCTGGAGCAGCGGCTTTCAGCCAGTGAACAAACACATTACCGAGCCCTAAACGATGCCCGACGTGATCAAAGTCCCCTGCGCGACCGTCTTGCCACTGCTGATCTGCGCCTGTCAGTCCTACTCGACGCCACCGATGCAGCCAGTGGCCGCACAGTGTCAGCCGTCACCACAACCGGCAGCGTGGTTCATGGAGCCACAAGAGCCCAACTTGACCCGGCGCATGCTCAACGAATTATCAGCATCACCGATGCCGGCGACCAAGGACTGATCGCCCTGGCTGCCTGTCAGGCCTATGTAAAAGAAGTCTCAACACCGAAGTGA
- a CDS encoding tail protein X translates to MATTCRTSDGDMLNVICHNVYGHLNGSTEAVLDANQGLADEPQPYRAGVLIVLPDLPSPTEEGISLWD, encoded by the coding sequence ATGGCGACGACATGCAGAACGTCTGATGGGGACATGCTCAATGTCATTTGTCATAACGTTTATGGCCACCTGAACGGCAGCACCGAGGCGGTGCTGGATGCGAATCAGGGGCTGGCGGATGAACCCCAGCCCTACCGCGCTGGGGTGCTGATCGTGCTGCCGGACCTGCCCAGCCCGACCGAGGAAGGGATTAGCTTGTGGGATTGA
- a CDS encoding pyocin activator PrtN family protein — translation MNTLCLLMAQYHRQAVIPLSRVCADYMHLTVERFKLKCMSGEIDIPIVRLGANSQKAALGIHLRDLADYIDKQRGKATKEQKQLMR, via the coding sequence ATGAATACACTTTGTTTACTCATGGCCCAATACCATAGACAGGCTGTCATCCCGCTCAGTCGCGTTTGTGCTGATTACATGCACCTGACTGTTGAGAGATTCAAACTGAAATGTATGTCAGGAGAAATAGACATTCCAATTGTCAGGCTTGGCGCCAACAGCCAAAAGGCAGCCCTTGGCATTCACCTAAGAGATTTAGCCGATTACATCGACAAACAAAGAGGCAAGGCGACTAAAGAACAAAAACAACTTATGCGCTAA
- a CDS encoding DNA adenine methylase produces the protein MLTPLRYPGGKAKLGAWLAHLLRNNNIQDGSYIEAYAGGAGAAIYLLSNKYVKNIFINDIDPAIYSFWNSITNDSRSFIKLLFETEVTIDEREKQREIYFNPLKHTELELGFATFFLNRTNRSGIIKGGVIGGKNQDGNYKIDARYAKENLAKRILDISEMRSKITISSDDAIKFMNKVPHNANSLINLDPPYYKKADQLYSSFYTHDDHVRIAQLVHSIKTPIIVTYDNCEEIQEIYEDHNTLTFNIIYSSHLERPAAKELLIYKNINIDPLPFTSKQISPIKEPSTKQLSLSS, from the coding sequence ATGCTTACACCGTTACGCTATCCCGGTGGCAAGGCCAAGCTTGGGGCCTGGCTTGCGCACCTGCTAAGGAATAACAATATTCAAGATGGCTCGTACATCGAGGCATACGCCGGCGGCGCGGGTGCAGCAATTTATTTGCTGAGCAACAAGTATGTAAAAAACATATTTATCAATGATATTGACCCTGCAATTTATAGCTTCTGGAACTCCATTACCAATGATAGCCGCAGCTTCATCAAGCTTCTGTTTGAAACCGAAGTCACTATCGACGAAAGGGAGAAGCAGCGAGAGATATATTTCAACCCCCTAAAACACACTGAACTGGAATTAGGCTTCGCCACCTTCTTCCTTAACAGAACCAATCGCTCAGGCATTATAAAAGGGGGAGTTATTGGGGGGAAAAACCAGGACGGAAATTACAAAATTGACGCCCGGTATGCAAAAGAAAATCTAGCTAAACGCATCCTAGATATAAGCGAAATGAGATCCAAAATAACAATTTCGTCGGATGACGCCATAAAATTCATGAACAAAGTTCCGCACAATGCGAACTCATTGATAAACCTTGACCCACCGTACTACAAGAAGGCCGACCAACTTTACTCAAGTTTTTATACGCACGACGACCACGTACGCATTGCGCAACTGGTACACTCAATAAAGACACCAATCATTGTGACGTATGACAACTGCGAAGAAATTCAAGAAATTTACGAAGACCACAACACATTAACATTCAACATCATTTACTCAAGCCACTTGGAACGCCCCGCCGCAAAAGAGCTTCTAATCTACAAGAATATAAACATCGACCCCTTACCGTTCACATCAAAACAGATAAGCCCAATTAAGGAGCCGAGCACAAAGCAATTAAGCCTTAGCAGCTAG